In Malus sylvestris chromosome 15, drMalSylv7.2, whole genome shotgun sequence, a single genomic region encodes these proteins:
- the LOC126601280 gene encoding LOW QUALITY PROTEIN: squalene epoxidase 3-like (The sequence of the model RefSeq protein was modified relative to this genomic sequence to represent the inferred CDS: deleted 1 base in 1 codon), producing the protein MSLQFPTQPKNGPTKPITLIPLHSLSPPIILNQPAHPPQEHPKLLVAPHSSICSSGLSSSSSSSSPSGPSSFSSGSSFSSPGFSSKMAGMVDVDPYVLLTFFASLLGFLVLSVLRRRNYSKAKSKAQKNNNNTTNVQEKSINRFDDGEVPPVHGTGTDVIVVGAGVAGGALALTLAKEGRRVHVIERDLTEPDRIVGELLQPGGYLKLIELGLEDCVEEIDAQRVVGYALFKDGKNTRVTYPLEQFNSDVAGRSFHNGRFIQRMREKVAQLPNVQLEQGTVTSLLEENGTIKGVQYKPKDGQELKVYAPLTIVCDGCFSNLRCTLCKPQVEVLSCFVGLVLENCRLPFANHGHVILGDPSPILFYQISSTEVRCLVDVPGQRVPPIANGALANRLKNVVAPQVPPELHDAFIAAIDKGNIRTMPNRSMPASPHPTPGALLLGDAFNMRHPLTGGGMTVALSDIVVLRDLLKPLHDLHDAASLCTYLESFYTLRKPVASTINTLAGALYKVFSASPDEARTEMRQACFDYLSLGGVCSTGPVALLSGLNPRPLSLVLHFFAVAVYGVGRLLLPFPSLKRVWLGARLLLSASGIIFPIIKAEGVRQTFFPATIPAYHRAPPAE; encoded by the exons ATGAGCCTCCAGTTCCCCACCCAACCCAAAAATGGTCCAACAAAGCCCATAACCCTCATCCccctccattctctctctcctcccataATTCTAAACCAACCAGCACACCCACCACAAGAACACCCAAAACTACTAGTTGCACCCCACTCCAGCATTTGTTCATCTggcttgtcttcttcttcttcttcttcttctccatctggGCCTTCTTCTTTCTCATCCGGGAGTTCCTTTTCGTCACCTGGGTTTTCTTCTAAAATGGCGGGAATGGTGGATGTTGATCCGTACGTTCTCTTGACCTTCTTCGCCTCCCTCTTAGGTTTCCTCGTTCTGTCTGTTCTCCGACGCCGTAATTACAGCAAAGCCAAGAGCAAGGCTCAGAAGAACAACAATAATACGACGAACGTTCAAGAAAAAAGTATCAACCGCTTCGATGACGGAGAAGTCCCGCCAGTTCACGGCACTGGCACCGACGTCATCGTTGTCGGTGCAGGAGTTGCTGGCGGTGCTCTCGCCCTTACCCTCGCTAag GAGGGAAGACGTGTTCATGTGATTGAAAGAGACTTGACGGAGCCGGATCGAATTGTCGGTGAGCTTCTCCAGCCG GGGGGGTACCTGAAATTGATTGAGTTGGGACTTGAAG ATTGTGTGGAGGAAATTGATGCTCAGCGAGTGGTTGGATACGCTCTTTTTAAGGATGGGAAGAACACTCGGGTGACCTATCCTCTGGAACAGTTCAACTCCGATGTGGCGGGGAGAAGTTTCCACAATGGCCGATTCATACAGAGGATGAGAGAAAAAGTTGCCCAGCTTCCCAA tGTACAACTGGAGCAAGGTACTGTGACATCCCTGCTTGAAGAAAATGGAACAATTAAGGGGGTTCAATACAAACCTAAGGATGGTCAAGAACTTAAAGTTTACGCTCCTCTTACAATTGTTTGTGATGGTTGCTTCTCAAATCTGCGCTGCACTCTTTGCAAGCCTCAG GTAGAAGTACTCTCTTGCTTCGTAGGACTAGTCTTGGAAAATTGCAGACTCCCATTTGCAAATCATGGGCATGTTATTCTAGGAGATCCCTCTCCGATCCTGTTTTATCAAATCAGCAGTACAGAAGTCCGTTGCTTGGTTGATGTACCCGGCCAAAGGGTACCTCCGATTGCCAATGGTGCGTTGGCCAACCGTTTGAAGAATGTGGTGGCTCCACAG GTTCCACCTGAACTTCATGATGCCTTCATTGCTGCAATTGATAAAGGAAATATTAGAACAATGCCAAACAGAAGCATGCCTGCCAGTCCACATCCAACTCCAGGAGCCCTTTTGCTGGGCGATGCTTTCAATATGCGTCATCCTTTAACTGGCGGAGGAATGACTGTGGCACTGTCAGATATTGTCGTGCTGAGGGATCTTCTTAAGCCGTTGCATGACCTACATGATGCAGCTTCATTGTGCACATACCTAGAATCGTTTTATACCTTGCGGAAG CCGGTTGCATCTACAATAAATACCTTGGCAGGTGCCCTATACAAGGTGTTCTCTGCCTCCCCTGATGAAGCAAGGACAGAGATGCGCCAAGCATGTTTTGACTATCTCAGCCTCGGAGGTGTCTGTTCAACAGGACCAGTGGCTTTGCTTTCTGGTCTAAACCCTCGTCCGTTGAGTTTAGTCCTTCACTTTTTTGCTGTGGCGGTATATGGTGTTGGTCGTTTGCTACTACCATTTCCTTCACTAAAACGCGTGTGGCTTGGAGCTAGATTACTTTTG AGTGCGTCGGGTATTATATTCCCCATCATCAAGGCGGAGGGAGTAAGACAGACCTTCTTTCCTGCTACTATTCCAGCTTATCATAGAGCTCCTCCTGCTGAGTGA